GCATTAACTCTACCGTCACTAACGTGCCGGGCTGATACTTTTCATAGAGAGGGAACTTCTTCCCCGCAAGGCTTAACGTAAGCTCCGTACCGACGCCCACGCGCAGAGCAAGCTTTGGATACCGCCGCTCCTGCCCCCGCAGCCAGAAATAATCACCCTCCTGATGGAACTCCCCTTCCGCCGCATCAAAGGGCAGCCCCACGCCGAAGGACTGATACTTGGTAGCCGTCAGCAAAAATCCCTGCCGCGCTTCATCCACCGCCAGATATTCCTCCACCGGCGTCTTCTGCACAGAATGGATGAAACGTATGGACAGCGGCAAACCTGCTGCCACCTCTCCGATATAAAGGCGCTCGCCTCCTGCCCGCACGACAATGCAGGGCAGGGTGAGTATCTGCCAAAGAGCCAAAAACAGCCCTAAACCGCATAGTAAAAATTCTTTCTGCAAAATATCACCTTTTCGCAAAAAGGGCTGTTACACCCCGTGCAACAGCCCCGCAAAACTTCAGAATTACTCCTTAAAGAACTTCTCTGCACCAGCATTAACCGGCAGCGGCATACCTTCGAGAGCCTTCTCCTTCAGGATGGCTTTGGCGGCCGCATGAGCTGCATGGATACGGTCAAGGTTCTTGAACAGCGCCTTGGTGAGTTCATAGCCCAGCTTGTCGTCCACCTTGTCGTTGGCTACCAGCATAGCCATTACGGAGACAGCCGGAACTTCTTCATCAAAACCTGCATAGGTACCAGCCGGAATAACCGTCTTGGTATAGAAAGGATATTTCGCAATCAGGGCATCTGCCTTGGATGCTTCAACCGGCAACAGGCGAACCTTGTGCTGGGAAGCGATATCCTGTACAGCGGAGGTCGGATAACCAGCCGTCAGGAACGCGGCATCAATGTTGCCGTCCTTCAGGGCGCTGGCAGCTTCTGCAAAGGAAAGATACTGAACCTGAATGTCGTTATACGTTACACCATAGGCTTCCATAATCTGGCGGGCATTGGCTTCTACGCCGGAACCGGCAGCACCTACGGCCACCTTCTTGCCCTTGAGGTCAGCGATGGACTTGATGCCAGAGCTCTCCAGCGTCACCGCCTGGCAGGTTTCCGGATACAGGGTAGCGATACCCTTGAGGCCTTCGACCTTCTTATCCTTGAACATTTCCGTACCATTCACCGCATAATAGGTAATATCATTCTGAACGATAGCCAAATCCACAGAACCATCTTTCAGCATATTGATATTTGCCACCGAAGCCCCCGTGCTCTGTGCACTGGCGTTCATGCCCGGGATGTCCTTATTGAGAACTTCAGCCATGGCACCGCCAATGGGGTAATACGTACCTGCCGTACCGCCGGTACCGATATTTAAGAACTTCTTCTCTGCGGCATTGTCACCACCACAGCCGGTGAGCACCGCTGCCATAGCCACAACCGCCAGCCCTGCCAACAGGGCTTTTTTCAAGCCTGTAAACTTCATAACTTACCCCTCCTATTGTGTCATTTGACCTATAATTTAAAACAATAACTGCATATCTCGTATATCATTATAGCATAGAGGGTATACACTGACAAGTGTTATAACCAGAAAAATAGACATTTTGTAATGTATGTATGTATACATTGCACAATTAAACAACAAAAGCGTCATTTCCGAGTTGGAAATGACGCTTTTAGACAAGACGCTTCTATATTGTATGTAATTTTACTGTTCCGTCGTCAAAACTTCGCTGTCCCGCGCATCCCGAAAAGAGGAATACACCCAGCCCACAGCAGCTGCCACCACAGCCGGTACGAACCAGCCCATGCCGATATCATAGAACGGCACATACGCCGTCAAAAATTCCGTCAATGCCGGGAACTTGATGCCAGCGGCAGCGAGGCCGTCCAGCACAGCAAAGACCAGCGTCACATTGATGGCCAGACGGTAAACGCTGTAGCGCCAGCCGATAAATCCATCAAACAAAGACAGAACCACGAACACGATAACCAGCGGATAGATGGCTACGAGGAACGGCACGGACAGCGAGATAATCTGCGTCAGGCCGATATTGGAAGCCACAAAGCTGAACAGCGTACCTGCCTGTACGAGGCGGGCATAGGAAACACGGTTGTTGCTGAGCTTGTTAAAATACCAGGCCATGCCGGAAATCATGCCACAGGAAGTGGTCAGGCAAGCCAGCGCAATGATGAAAGCTACTAATAAATTACCGGCCGGGCCAAAGAAGATGCCCACAGCACCAGCCAGCAGCTGGCCGCCGTTTTCTACATGACCGAGTACGCCAGCGCTCGTTGCACCGATATAAGCCAGAGAACCATACACGAGCGTCATCAACGCTACCGTGATGAAACCAGAAATGATGC
The Selenomonas ruminantium AC2024 DNA segment above includes these coding regions:
- a CDS encoding TAXI family TRAP transporter solute-binding subunit — its product is MKFTGLKKALLAGLAVVAMAAVLTGCGGDNAAEKKFLNIGTGGTAGTYYPIGGAMAEVLNKDIPGMNASAQSTGASVANINMLKDGSVDLAIVQNDITYYAVNGTEMFKDKKVEGLKGIATLYPETCQAVTLESSGIKSIADLKGKKVAVGAAGSGVEANARQIMEAYGVTYNDIQVQYLSFAEAASALKDGNIDAAFLTAGYPTSAVQDIASQHKVRLLPVEASKADALIAKYPFYTKTVIPAGTYAGFDEEVPAVSVMAMLVANDKVDDKLGYELTKALFKNLDRIHAAHAAAKAILKEKALEGMPLPVNAGAEKFFKE
- a CDS encoding DUF1850 domain-containing protein, translated to MQKEFLLCGLGLFLALWQILTLPCIVVRAGGERLYIGEVAAGLPLSIRFIHSVQKTPVEEYLAVDEARQGFLLTATKYQSFGVGLPFDAAEGEFHQEGDYFWLRGQERRYPKLALRVGVGTELTLSLAGKKFPLYEKYQPGTLVTVELMPLWKGLVMNE